A window of Parambassis ranga chromosome 10, fParRan2.1, whole genome shotgun sequence contains these coding sequences:
- the spata4 gene encoding spermatogenesis-associated protein 4 — protein MCSALCPKKLGLSREVVKWLHSLNLSVHPKNVRRDFSSGYLVAEICSQYYPKDFLLHSYNKGASLAAKQWNWSLLERTLQRQNLQLTKRAIDGTIHCKPGAAELLVQELYTILTNQSISEPLQESDFTDQDYQDLLPTLARPTASKAIKNNLTLTETMAMPDVSTNQRKAELILCRHLEHKAAEKVLNPGRFKVKAHHNQPTAKQHIPSSQLHEHFDSPASGTTSSKLLCSSTWSGASVPFKEVKVHQPTRHSQMSDDLMI, from the exons ATGTGTTCTGCACTGTGTCCTAAAAAGTTAGGACTTTCAAGAGAAGTCGTCAAGTGGCTTCACAGCCTCAACCTGTCAGTTCATCCGAAGAATGTGCGCAG AGATTTTTCCAGTGGTTACCTTGTGGCAGAGATATGTTCTCAGTATTACCCCAAAGACTTTTTATTGCATTCATATAACAAAGGAGCATCACTTGCTGCCAAGCAGTGGAACTGGAGCCTGTTGGAGCGG ACTTTACAAAGGCAGAATCTCCAGTTAACAAAAAGGGCCATTGATGGAACAATCCACTGTAAGCCTGGAGCAGCTGAGCTGTTGGTGCAGGAACTTTACACCATTTTAACTAACCAGAG CATCAGTGAGCCATTGCAAGAGTCAGACTTCACTGACCAGGACTACCAGGATCTGCTGCCCACGTTGGCTCGCCCCACAGCCTCAAAGGCTATCAAGAACAATCTGACACTAACAGAGACTATGGCCATGCCTGATGTGAGCACAAACCAGAGGAAGGCTGAGCTCATTCTCTGCAGGCATCTGGAGCACAAAGCTGCAGAGAAGGTTCTCAACCCTG GACGTTTTAAAGTGAAAGCTCATCACAATCAGCCGACAGCCAAACAACACATTCCATCCAGCCAGCTTCATGAACACTTTGACAGCCCTGCCTCTGGAACCACCTCATCAA AGTTGCTGTGCTCATCAACATGGAGTGGTGCCTCTGTTCCCTTTAAAGAGGTAAAAGTGCATCAGCCCACCAGACACTCACAGATGTCTGATGATTTGATGATTTGA